One region of Oryza sativa Japonica Group chromosome 10, ASM3414082v1 genomic DNA includes:
- the LOC136353524 gene encoding uncharacterized protein: MKWSEQKIEFSDEDRPKATVIPGRYPIVVEPTIRNNKVVRVLVDGGSSINLLFASTLDAMGIPQSVLTPTDQPFHGITQFSSKPLGKITLPVTFRQASNLRTQQITFDVAEFDTAYNAIIGRTALAKFMAASHYAYQVLKMPGPKGTITIQGNAKLAVQCDKRSLDMVEHTPSPPATAEPPKKVIRTTKTSKSDGTIKIVPLSSANPDKTVKIGASLNEK, translated from the coding sequence atgaagtggtctgaacagaagatCGAGTTCTCAGATGAGGACCGCCCCAAGGCTACTGTTAtcccaggacgatatccgatcgtggttgaacccactattcggaataaCAAGGTAGTGCGAGTCCTCGTCGATGGCGGCAGCTCCatcaaccttctcttcgccagcaccttggacgcAATGGGGATTCCACAAAGCGTGTTGACACCtaccgatcaacccttccatggaatcactcAGTTTTCGTCCAAGCCATTGGGCAAGATCACGCTTCCTGTGACTTTCCGCCAAGCGAGCAACTTACGAACACAGCAGATAACATTTGATGTTGCTGAGTTTGACACAGCATACAACGCCATCATCGGAagaactgcactcgcgaagttcatggccgcatctcactacgcgtatcaggTACTCAAGATGCCCgggccgaagggaacaatcactattcaagggaacgcaaagctggcggtccaatgcgacaagcggagcctcgacatggtcgagcacacgcccagcccacccgccacagccgagccacccaagaaagtgatcAGAACGACTAAGACGTCGAAATCAGACGGCACAATCAaaatcgttccactctccagtgccaaccccgacaagacagTCAAGATCGGAGCATCACTgaacgagaaatag